Proteins from a genomic interval of Tiliqua scincoides isolate rTilSci1 chromosome 11, rTilSci1.hap2, whole genome shotgun sequence:
- the KANSL3 gene encoding KAT8 regulatory NSL complex subunit 3 isoform X4 gives MPAVPVPLACCLSLPGDNKTAVLYTDTPPPPDDWEEHMNRSGWTGAQNKLFNKILKALQSDRLARLANEGACNEPVLRRIAVDKCARRVRQALASIGWDSKLIQWLHSTLVETLSLPMLAAYLDALQTLKGKIPTLIDRMLLSSTAKTGAAGAEALSLLLKRPWDPAVGVLSHNKPSKLPGSPLILLASSGPSNSMFPTSRRHRFWQSQLSCLGKVIPVATHLVNNGSGVGVLQCLEHMIGSVRGKVLEIHNHFSHKPIILIGWNTGALVACHVSVMEDVTAVVCLGFPLLTVDGPRGDVDDPLLDMKTPVLFVIGQNALQCNSEAMEDFREKLRAENSLVVVGGADDNLRISKAKKKSEGLTQSMVDRCIQDEIADFLTGVLTRADSHSGSDPRDLDTEKKKKTRDSARRDLSFDMPERSSRPASPATKIPASPSGSEDLSSVSSSPTSSPKAKMATVASVQKSSQVGVAQLLKRPVQRTEAMLTHKQAQAQFAAFLKQNMLVRKSLPPGTSSCLFVSSEQQQQEQQQPDTGEKEDVRMQLKRHQTPSPTHCNKPSKRAKIKVTIVSHGETAGTGNGAPTDVPPDMSAGKPLAVTLGQSALGIKEVTGLLATSKPSSVAGSPSISPTPSAAAPSSTTPSAFHALQNRLVASGGTHCVQAQPSNALQGTASASSLLQGLSFSLQDIGTKPAALPASVATAAQSVQQTSALKTSAPLQNLSTITTTTGTIVRTIPVATSLSSLGASAGGKPTTIHQLLTNGGLAKLASSLPGLAHISGQGAAFKAPTTITVTLRGQASRLTTLSQATMGAVQPQMEESQQPQQLLLTSSQVPDSTVGNLGSLTSTSTPPTRLLTQVELGKAQAGMDMPPADPVTQPTSAAAPPPPVVTTTSPMKTLYVMSDAKLSALTKSVMAEAASVSLKPAGVQAGAVASSSAASTASMGAVTFAPSTPTSPPCSLVHSKVGPVLQATSKTVILTSTLTAVKGDRALGQRGEKASLTKGHPVGAVETLGRVPSVVDDSSAIIHTREPVANRHLLPQGMLPAAGGTTLITLGSNLGSPSLIATAGSALSQKP, from the exons ATGCCAGCAGTGCCCGTCCCACTCGCCTGCTGTTTGTCACTCCCAGGAGACAACAAGACAGCAGTGCTGT ATACTGATACGCCCCCTCCACCTGATGACTGGGAAGAGCATATGAACAG GTCAGGCTGGACCGGAGCCCAGAATAAGCTCTTCAATAAAATCCTCAAAGCCTTGCAGTCTGACAGGCTGGCCCGGTTGGCCAATGAAGGG GCTTGCAACGAGCCCGTGCTAAGGCGAATCGCAGTAGACAAATGTGCTCGCCGTGTCCGTCAGGCTCTGGCGAGCATCGGCTGGGATTCCAAGCTGATCCAGTGGCTTCACTCCACTCTGGTGGAGACCCTCAGTTTGCCGATGCTGGCTGCTTACCTGGATGCCCTGCAGACCCTTAAGGGAAAG ATTCCCACCCTGATCGATCGGATGCTATTATCGTCAACTGCAAAGACAGGAGCCGCAGGTGCTGAGGCACTGTCCCTCTTGCTAAAGAGACCCTGGGATCCAGCTGTTGGTGTCCTTTCACATAACAAACCA AGTAAGCTGCCTGGCTCTCCCCTCATCCTGTTGGCATCCTCTGGACCCTCTAATTCGATGTTCCCCACTTCTCGTCGCCACCGGTTCTGGCAGTCACAGCTCTCTTGCTTGGGAAAG GTGATCCCAGTTGCTACTCACTTGGTGAATAACGGCAGCGGTGTTGGAGTGCTGCAGTGCCTGGAACACATGATTGGCTCTGTGAGAGGCAAAGTGCTGGAG ATCCACAACCATTTCTCCCACAAGCCCATCATCCTGATTGGCTGGAACACAGGAGCTTTGGTGGCCTGTCAC GTTTCAGTGATGGAGGATGTCACTGCAGTTGTGTGCCTTGGATTCCCTCTTTTAACAGTGGATGGACCCAGAGGG GATGTTGACGATCCGCTTCTGGACATGAAGACTCCAGTTCTCTTTGTGATTGGTCAGAACGCCCTTCAGTGCAACAGCGAAGCCATGGAAGACTTCCGGGAGAAGCTGCGAGCTGAAAACAGCCTGGTAGTCGTTGGAGGAGCTGATGATAACCTCAG gataAGCAAAGCCAAAAAGAAgtcagaaggcctgacacagagtatGGTGGACAGGTGCATACAG GATGAAATAGCTGACTTCCTGACGGGAGTGCTCACCCGAGCTGACAGCCACTCCGGCTCTGACCCTCGGGATCTAGACactgagaagaagaagaaaacgcGTGATTCGGCTAGGAGGGATCTGTCATTTGACATGCCAGAGAGGAGCAGCCGGCCTGCCTCTCCTGCCACCAAGATTCCAGCTTCACCTTCAGGGTCAGAG GACCTCTCCAGCGTGTCCAGTAGCCCCACCTCTAGCCCCAAGGCTAAAATGGCCACCGTGGCGTCTGTGCAGAAATCCAGCCAGGTTGGGGTGGCCCAATTGCTGAAGAGGCCTGTGCAGCGAACGGAGGCGATGCTGACACACAAGCAGGCTCAAG CTCAGTTTGCTGCCTTTCTGAAACAAAACATGCTGGTGAGGAAATCTCTTCCTCCTGGCACCTCTTCATGTCTCTTTG TCTCTtcagagcaacagcagcaggagcagcagcagcccgacACAGGGGAGAAGGAAGATGTGCGAATGCAACTGAAGAGGCACCAGACCCCAAGCCCAACTCACTGCAACAAACCCTCCAAGCGAGCCAAGATCAAGGTGACCATCGTCTCCCATGGGGAAACCGCCGGCACGGGGAATGGAGCGCCCACGGATGTCCCACCGGACA tgtCTGCAGGGAAGCCGTTGGCTGTGACCTTGGGACAGTCTGCGTTGGGTATCAAGGAGGTAACAGGATTGCTCGCCACCTCAAA GCCAAGCTCTGTAGCAGGCAGCCCCTCGATCAGCCCCACTCCCTCTGCTGCAGCCCCCAGCAGTACGACCCCCAGTGCTTTCCATGCTCTGCAGAACAGACTCGTGGCCAGTGGAGGCACGCATTGCGTACAAGCCCAGCCCAGCAACGCGCTCCAAG GGACAGCTTCAGCCAGCAGCCTCCTCCAGGGCCTGAGTTTCAGTCTTCAGGACATTGGGACCAAACCAGCAGCTCTTCCGGCAAGTGTTGCCACAGCAGCGCAGTCTGTGCAG CAGACCTCGGCCCTGAAGACCTCAGCACCTCTCCAGAACCTGAGCACCATCACAACAACCACAGGAACCATTGTGCGCACCATCCCCGTCGCCACGTCCCTGTCGTCTCTTGGGGCCTCAGCAGGTGGCAAACCCACCACAATCCACCAGCTGCTCACGAATGGGGGACTTGCTAAACTGGCAAGCAGTCTTCCCGGCTTGGCTCACATCTCTGGTCAAGGGGCAG CCTTCAAGGCTCCAACCACCATCACGGTGACCCTGCGAGGCCAAGCCAGCCGACTCACCACCCTTAGCCAGGCAACCATGGGAGCCGTCCAGCCCCAGATGGAAGAGTCGCAGCAGCCACAGCAACTGCTGCTGACCTCGTCCCAG GTTCCGGACAGCACAGTTGGGAACTTGGGCAGCTTGACCTCCACCTCCACACCTCCCACCAGACTGCTGACTCAGGTGGAACTTGGCAAAGCCCAGGCTGGCATGGACATGCCTCCCGCTGACCCAGTGACTCAACCAACCTCAGCAGCAGCGCCGCCACCACCTGTGG TGACCACCACGAGCCCCATGAAGACCCTGTATGTGATGTCAGACGCCAAACTGTCTGCGCTCACAAAATCAGTCatggcagaggctgcttctgTGTCACTGAAGCCCGCTGGAGTCCAGGCAGGTGCAGTTGCTTCCTCCTCAGCAGCCTCCACTGCCTCTATGGGAGCTGTGACCTTTGCCCCCTCCACACCCACCAGCCCACCCTGCAGCCTGGTGCATTCCAAAGTTGGACCTGTTCTACAGGCGACCTCCAAGACTGTGATACTGACTTCCACACTGACTGCTGTGAAGGGGGACCGGGCCCTGGGACAGAGGGGAGAGAAGGCCAGCCTGACCAAAGGCCACCCGGTTGGGGCAGTGGAGACTCTGGGCAGGGTGCCTTCTGTCGTGGATGACAGCAGTGCCATCATCCACACCAGGGAGCCTGTGGCTAACCGGCACTTGCTTCCACAGGGCATGCTGCCTGCTGCGGGTGGCACCACCCTCATTACTCTGGGCAGTAATCTGGGGAGCCCCTCCCTCATTGCTACTGCTGGGTCTGCCCTCAGCCAGAAGCCGTAG